Below is a window of Mucilaginibacter sp. PAMC 26640 DNA.
ACACCGACGAATGGAAAATGAAATACATTTACCTGCTGGAAAAGTATAATCAACTACTTTTTAACGATCTGGAATCTTCTGTAAATACATCAAAAAAATAAGAAATCTGCGTAGCTTATAGCACCGTAACCTACCAGGGACTGGGGGAAAACAACGTCGGTAAGATTTAATTTTAAGGTATCTTATGTTTTATTTTCCCCGGCTAAGCTTGCCTTTTTTTGAACCTGATCTTTAATTGCATGCGCACAGGCATGAAATCAGCAAAGGTATTTATACAAGAAATGTGTTATTTTCATATCAGGCGGCTGCAAAAATTGTTCTAATTAAGTCTGATGTGATGGGTTTAGATATAAAAGCCTCAACTAACGGACAAGCTTTTGATCGGGTAATATCTTCTACGAAAATGGAAGACGATAATACAAAAATGTGAACGTTTTTATCGCGGAACAGATTAAGCCGGTCAAATTCTTCCAGTATCTCCCATCCGTTCATACCAGGCATATTAATATCCAGAAAGATATAATCAGGCATCAATTGGTGCTGCATTTCAGCTAATTCCTTTAACCTGTCTATAGCAGTTTGGCCATCGCTTAATATCTCAACAACTGTATCCTTCAATACATTATTGATCGTTTTTTTACATATAAAACTATCCAGGTCTGTATCATCAATTACCCATATAATTGGTTTTGAATTTGGCATGTTAACTAAAAATTGTAAATTCCAAATATACTTGTACAGCTAACCAATAGCTATATCAGCGCTAACTTGCCCCTAAAATGTCCTGTTATACAATTTTGGTGAATTGCTGGTCACGCTTGTCGAACTCAAAACCCGTCTAATCTCTTCCTTATTTCTTTAAATAGTTGGAAATACCTTATCGTTATTTTAATATATTATTGTTCAAACTTAACGTTGTCGGGGGCGTTTTTAAAAATTCCAAGTTGTTGCTAACCAACTTTACACGTAATCAGCACACTTTAACTTCACCAGATATAGGTGAATAGTAAAATGGGTATTATTACAGTATAGAAGCTATCAATGACTATTATTAAAGAACCTTCTTTCGAGCTTGCCAATGATCAGATTGCGCCGGCTTCGAAAACAGATAAAGCACTTATTAAGTCTGGTGTAATCTGGACAGCATTACAAATGCTGATCAACCAATCATTTTCATTCATTGTTAAACTGATATTAATTAAGCTTTTGCTACCGTCGCAATTTGGCTTAGTTGGAATGGCAACTGTATTTACAGGACTGGTGCAGGTTATAAATGACATTGGCGTTGGGGCTGCACTTATCCAGCGTAAAGAAGCCGACCTAACGGAAACCCACTTCCACACCGCATTCTGGACCGGTGTTGTATGGTCTGTTATCCTTTTTGTGATTATAAGTGCCGGGGTTGGGCCGCTGGCTGCCTACTTCTATCACCAGCCGGATTTAAAGCTGATTATCCCTGTAATAAGTATTGGCATATTGTGCAGCCCTGCTAACCTTGTTCATAAAGCCCAGCTTACCCGGCAAATGAACTTTAAGAAAATTGCAATAGTTGATAATACAGCTAACATTATTTCGGGTGTTTTAGCTGTAGTGCTGGCCTTATCAGGTGCAGGCATTTGGGCACTAATCTTCAATGCGGTAGCAACGGTGGTGATTGCAATGCCACTTTATTACAACGCTACCAAATGGCTGCCAAAGTTGCACTGGGGTAAACAAGCATTTAAAGACATTTTTGGGTTTGGGGCGTATACAGCCGGCGCTAATGTGTTTACCTACTTTTATAATAATGTAGATTATCTGCTGATTGGCAAACTTCTCGGCGCCTCAACACTAGGCACCTATACGTTTGCTTTTGTAATTACCGACACATTCAGAAGCCGGATAATGGCTGTAATTAACAATGTAATGTACCCCATTTATGGTAAAAAGCAGAGCGAACCAATTGCACTTAAGCGTTACTACCTAAAAGTAGTTCAGATAAACTGCCTTCTGGTGTTCCCGATCATGTTATTCCTGGTTTTATTAGGCGCTCCGTTCGTGCTTTATATATTTGGCACAAAATGGCAGGGCGCCATCATTCCCCTGCAAATCCTGTCAGTTTCGGTAATGTTTCAAATGATGGTGAGCGGTAATACGGCGCTCATCAGGGGGCTAGGCAAACCGGGACTGGATATGAAATTGCAAATCCTCAAAGCGTCATTGTTTGTACCTACACTTGCTTATGCTACCATCTACTACGGCATCATTGGTGCATCCATAGCTATATTATTTAATAAATTCCTTTTGATTGTTATAGCGCAATTCACTTTCAATTTCTTACTCCCCGTGAAAATATCAACGGCTGAATTGTTAAAATCACTATATCCATGTTTTGCGGCCTCCGCTGCAGCCATAATGGTGTACCTGGCTGGAAATGAGCTGGGATTGCATTTCCTGTTTTTAAGCCCACTGTTATTTGTGTCTTACGGAATTGTTGTGTGGTTGATGATCGGGCACGAACTTAAACTACTGTTAAAAAAAACTTCATAAGTATCTTAATATCCCCATTTACAATTATGGTTATAGAACTACGCGGTGTTGAATTTGTAAACAAAGGCGCACAATTAATGATGCAAGCCATCATCAAAAATATCCGCGAAAACTACCCGAAAGCAATTTTGACCATGCAGATAGGTGCCAAAACACCAAAAGTAAAATTGCTGCAAAACGGCATCAAGGTGAAATTTAGCAATGAGAGGTCTAACAGGATAGGTGCATTTATACCTGGATTTATAAGGCACATGGCAGGTTATTATCTTGAAAAGGAAGTCGACATTGTATTAGACGCCTCAGGCTTTGCTTTTGGAGACCAATGGGGCACTGCTTATGCAGAACGCAGGATGGGTTCCAAAATAAGTAAATGGCACAACGAGGGGAAAAAAGTAATTCTACTGGCCCAAGCATTCGGCCCGTTTAAATCTGAAGATCTCAGAATTGTAATGAAGAAGATTATTGTAAACGCTGATCTGGTGTTTGCCCGCGAGGACGAATCATACCGCCATTTACAAGAAATCGCCTCGCTCCCAACAATTAAACAATCAGCCGATTTTACAAATTTGATAAGCGGTTGTTTACCTGCAGATTTTGATGCCCATAATTTCCAGGTAGCCATTATACCAAATTACAAAATGGTTGATAGTAATGCCGCAAAGCAGGATGTATATATCAGTTTTATTAAACACGCTATTGCTAAAACTCAAAGCCTTGGTTTAAAGCCCTATTTTCTCATTCACGAGGGCGTAAAAGATCAACGACTTGCCGAAGAGGTTAACAGCCACTTAGACTTTCCGCTAGATATTATCGTAAAAGACGATCCACTGGAGATCAAAGGCATAATTTCCGCAGCTAAATTTATTATTTGCTCCCGCTTTCATGGTGTGGTAAGCGCATTGAGCCAAGGTGTACCATGCATCACAACCAGCTGGTCGCATAAATACGCTATGCTTTTAAAGGAGTATGATTTTGAAGAGGGTTTGATTCAAGACCTCACCGATTTTGAAAAACTAAATACATTGGTTTTTAATTTGACAAAACAGGCTCATCGCCAACAACTTTCAGAAAAACTGTTGAAGAATAGCCAAATTCAGAAAATAAAATCAGCACAAATGTGGGAAGATGTATATCGGGTGATAGATAGCTACTAAACCCGGGATTTGCGTTTTAGCTCAACGAGCCTAGTTTACCTAGTCAGCGCTCATTTGTTCTGAAACAATAAAAAGACGATTATCTTGCGAGAACATGATGATCGCCTCACGAGTTGATCACTGAAAATTGAGGCTGACTTTTTCTGGCAATCCTTTCTGTAAGCGTAGCGTTGTAAGTTTCCAATAACTGAATATACTTATCCTGCCAATACGACTCATCGTCCGTAACGGCTGCTATGGTATGAAAAGTCGGCTTCGGGCGTTGGTCTACATCAAATTGATCAGCGGTAAACAATTCCGGAAAATCTTTAGAAAAATCATGGCGAACAATCAACCCTATTTTGTAAATTACATCATACTTCACATTCTTACTTTGAAAGTAGTTATAGATAGTTCGCCGGTTTACATTTAAGCCAGCAGCTAAGTCGGTTATACTATAACCATTCTTTCTTACTATGTACTCAACAATCTGTCCGTAATGCTTCTCCATAATTACATTTTTTCTGCTTCATCCGAACAACTTTGAAGCCAATAAAAGCGCTTTAAACCTTGAGGTTGTATCGAATGATACACATTTCTCGTTGATTAAAATTTTGTTTTTGCGGTTACAAATATTGACTAAAATATAGTTTCTCTACAATTACAACAATTAACCCCGTATCATTTAATGGCCAATATGTGTGAAATAAATACACCTTTTGTCCTTTTTTGTTATCAATCCGAGAAAAAAACCAAACTTTTGGGTTAATTCTTCCGTACAAAACACCAATCTATTGAATTACTAAAAACACCCCAAATGATTAAAAACTACCCAAAAAGTTTAATGGCACTGGTATGTGCTATCGGCTTAACCTTCGGATCCTGCAAAAAAGATTCGTTAACCCAGGAAGCGGCGAGTAATTCGTCATCATCTTTTCCTTCAAACACGTTGGCAACAACATCTCTTCAAGATCACTCAGGTTTGTCCAGCTCGTTTACGTTGGGCGTGAATGGCCATCCACTTGGCGACATTGCCTATTTGGGTGTCCCGGCTGCTAAGCAAATTGAAATGATCAAAAAAATGGACATGGGCATTTACCGCATCAATATCCATACATTAAGTGATGGATCATGCACCGTGCCAAAAATTTTACAGCCTCTTTTGGATGCAGCAGCAGCAGGTAATATTACCTTGTTGCCCTTGTTGACACCAAGAACGCTGAGCTACAACGATTCTGAAGCAGACGCCTACCAAAAGGGAAAAACCCTTGGAGGAAACTTTGCTGCAAAATATGCTTCAGTATTTAAGTTTTACGATATGGGAAATGACCTAGATGTCGCCTCTATTTTACCGGGCAAAGACGGCCGTGTTACGGAGGATTACAACCTAAACAAACTTAAGGTTATTGCAGCATACTTAAAAGGAATGAGCGAAGGCATACATGCTAATGATCCGGATGCACAAACGATGATCTCAGCGGGCTGGGTACACTGGGGCTTTATTAAATACTGCGAAAACAACGGTGTTAAATTTGATGTACTTGCCTATCACTGGTACTCGGATATGGAGGCGGCCATTACTAGAGCTAAGTCATTAAAAATTACTGATATCACCATTACATTAAATGGTTTGTTTCCCGGTAAACCCATATGGATTACAGAGACTAATTTAAGGCCAGACAACCTGAGCACACTGGAAACCGAACAAAATACTTTCCTGACCAGTTTTATTGCAAAATGTAAAGCTAACCCTACCGTTAAAGCGGTGCTGGTTTATGAATTGTTTGATGAACCTTATAAAAACGGAGATGAAAAATACTATGGTATAGCTAAATGGACCTCGCCTTACCTTACCTGGATTAATAAATTAGTTGCTGACACCTTCGAAAAATTGAGTGCAAAGCCTTCCAATACAGAGGAAAGTAAACCTGAACCAGCAACGGCGCCCGCACCCGTAACGGCACCTGCACCTGCACCGGTTGCTGTTGATTTAGTAACAAATTTGGTAAGTTACACTGCCGCTAAACCCGTATTGGCTAAATTAACCACAGGCAGCACTTACTACCTAGACAGGGATTACCAAATCAAATCGATATCCGCTTCTTTAATCAACGCTTCATTAATAAAAACAGCAAATGATGATAAGCTTAGCACGTCAAAGTCTTTAATCTCCTTTAAATTAAACCGGGCTGCCACCGTTTTTGTGGCCTATGATACCCGCGCAAAAAAAATACCAACCTGGCTGCAAGGTTTTTCTAAAACTACCGAGAAGCTTGGAACAAACGACCCGAAACTGGCTTCTTTAGCCATTTATAAAAAAGACTACCCAGCGGGCACATTTACCTTGGGTGGAAATCTTTCAGACTCGGCTACTGGCGCACTATGCCAATATGTTTTGATGGTGAACGAAAAATAAAGGCGACAATTTAACTGAACAAAAAGAGCACCCGGGTAATACGGGTGCTCTTTTTGTTTAGATAGTAGCAAGATTTACTGCGTAGTTTATTTAAAAACGCATAAAAAAACCCCGGTTGTAATACCGGGGCTTGGGCGGGGAAATTAGTCAATAGTGCTTTTTTATACGTCTCCAGCCTGAAAATAGTTGCAATTACCCAAAAAAAAACCCTAAGGAAAAAATCCAAAGGGCTTATCTATTGACTAAAGAACACCCCTGCCCTTTAGTGTAAACAAACTTAACACTAATTTAATTAGTTAAGCAAATGAATTTAATTATTTCTTTGCGCGGCCAATGCTCGCCTGGATAGTATTTATCTAAACCGGATTCACTTTGGTTTCAAAAGCGCCGACGTACCTGCCTAAGCCCGGACAATAGCCGACAGCATCTTATAACGCGGGAAAATATGAGCAATTTTTCACACTGCCTACACCTAGCTAGGAATTATTCTCCAATTGATTTGTAAAACTTATTCAAACATTTGTAGCAAATATACTTGCGTAACGGCACCAGCGGGGCGCAAAACTTGAATATAAAATTACGGCTTACACGTGAAACATCTTTACTGTTGCATTTAGGGCAGCACACCGAAATGGAAGTATGCTGTTTGATAGATCGCAATGCTGTATACATAGGCTTGTTTTAATTATTTAAAAATACTGTCGTTCGAAATAAATCCATTACAACTTTTCATTTCGTTCCAAAAATGTAAAACTTGAGAATTTTTTATTGCAGTATCCCGAAAGGAAGTTTTAGGCAGGTTAAGAGCGAATGATGAAAATATGAACTGCTGATTAAACAGAATTAATGATACAAAGAAACCCATGCATCAAATTGATTCATTTAAACAATACAACTATGAAAAGTAGGTATTACAACCCAGACAACTAGTCACTGCGGTCTGTTGAACCTTAGCTAAAACGTCGTTAAAGAAAGCAAACTGAATATCGCATTGGCGTTAAGTAATGACTATTCAAATTTTATAGCATGTATTTTCAATAGCTTATGCCAAATACTTTCTCATAAGCTTTAGCACATTGCAGTCTGATTGAATCCGGTAAGTCGGAATTTTCGGTAAATTTGAAAAATAAATGGTCGAAGCTAATATAGTCGATGACAACATGGTTCGATATGAGATCATCTGATGTATGATCGCCATCGCCACGGTGCGACTTGAACCACCACCAATTTTCAGTCTGAATTGCTTCTAATTCATCAATAAAATTGGATACCTGATTTATAAATTGCTGCCCTGGGTACATCATATCTTCAATTTAGGCCGATCGGGCTAATATAATGCCACCGAAAGATCTTTCGGACTGTTGTTCCTGATTTCGGGAAAGGTATGATAATTTGTACCAGAAATATTACAAAAACGGCTCAAACAAATGTGCTAACAGAAGCTTATATTTTAAATCATGTGTTTATTAAATAAATTAATCTATGGTTTATGATTTTTCAATAATAATTCCCTAATTTAAGCCTCTATTAAATTAATTATTTTTTTCGGGTCGGCACCTTTTTTTTGATGGCATGCTGCCAATTTTATTTACAGATACATTCAATTTTTTAAGAAAATGATACGAAACAGTTCAGAGATCATCGAGGCAGTAAGATTGTTAGAAAACAATTTGGAAACCTGCCAGCCCGTTAGCGCGTTGGGTATTGATAATCACAAGCAAATTATGATTATGATTGAAGTGATATCGGTACGCTGTACACAAAGCTGGATAGATAATAAGTATTTGACCTTTCCACAAAACATGCGGGAAAAACTAGAAAACACTGAATGGAGAACTGCTACTGATGCAAGAGAATGGCTTGATGGACAGTTTGAAATTGAAGATTTGTTATATCCGGATAAAATGTCGCAAAAAGGCTGGGCTACTGTTTTGTCTGGAACAATTATGAATAATCAATAACAATTTTTTGATTGTTAAAAAGGTTCAAGGTTTTTTACTTATCGTTTAATAAAAGAGATGGACAAACACTACGGAAATATTGTAGCTAAAATTTTGGCGCAAAATGGATACATCATAGGTGATATAGCCGAAAAACTGATGGTGAATACCAGAACTGTAAATAATTGGCTTAAAACTAAAAATCTGAACGTAACGGTCATCGCTACAATTGGCAATGCCATTAACTACGATTTCAAATCTAAACTGCCAGAAGTATTTGTAAACAAGCGGCCATCTAAAATTTTTATTGTGGACGACGCCGAGCTTGACAGCGTTATTG
It encodes the following:
- a CDS encoding lipopolysaccharide biosynthesis protein; the encoded protein is MATVFTGLVQVINDIGVGAALIQRKEADLTETHFHTAFWTGVVWSVILFVIISAGVGPLAAYFYHQPDLKLIIPVISIGILCSPANLVHKAQLTRQMNFKKIAIVDNTANIISGVLAVVLALSGAGIWALIFNAVATVVIAMPLYYNATKWLPKLHWGKQAFKDIFGFGAYTAGANVFTYFYNNVDYLLIGKLLGASTLGTYTFAFVITDTFRSRIMAVINNVMYPIYGKKQSEPIALKRYYLKVVQINCLLVFPIMLFLVLLGAPFVLYIFGTKWQGAIIPLQILSVSVMFQMMVSGNTALIRGLGKPGLDMKLQILKASLFVPTLAYATIYYGIIGASIAILFNKFLLIVIAQFTFNFLLPVKISTAELLKSLYPCFAASAAAIMVYLAGNELGLHFLFLSPLLFVSYGIVVWLMIGHELKLLLKKTS